The stretch of DNA CTTTAAATTTGAAGCACCAGATGGCAAGATGCGTATTGCAGATGTCCTTGATAGTGAAGGAGTGACTTTATTAGCAAAGCACTATCCTAACAATCGAGCAAATGAGTTCCTTGATTGGTTTACATATAGTGATAACACATTGGATGGTCAAAGTCGAAAAAAAGCATATCAGTTATATGAAAGTGGTTTGCTGAAAAGTCTTGAGCCTGGCAGCATACAATGTTTACAACAGATTCATGCCTATCTCTTTGGAGGTCTTTACGACTTTGCAGGACAAATCCGAACTAAGAATATATCCAAAGGAGGTTTCACTTTCGCTAATTGTATGCACTTCCCTGCTACGCTACAAACGATTGAAAGAATGCCAGAAAACACCTTCGACGAAATAATGGATAAGTATGTCGAAATGAACGTAGCTCATCCATTTATGGAAGGTAATGGACGAAGCACTCGCATCTGGCTTGATCTCATGCTGAGGCGTTCTCTCAAGCGGTGTGTGGATTGGAGTCAAATAGACAAAAACGAGTATTTGTCGGCAATGCGTGAGAGTGTGTCTGATAATATGCACATTAAGACTTTAGTAGAGTCTGCACTCACAACAAAGATTGACGACAGAGAAATGTTTATAAAGGGCATAGACTATTCATATTATTATGAACAAAATGATTGATTTTCATCATGGAAGAGTGGAAAGAATATAAACTATATGAAATAGGTAGAATTGTAGGCGGTGCAACTCCTCCTACAAAAGATAGTGCAAATTACGATGGAGAAATCTCTTGGATTACTCCAAAAGACTTGTCTAATTTTACAGGAAGATATATTCAAAAAGGAGAAAGGTCTATAACACAAAAAGGATTTGAAAGTAGTTCATGCCAAATATTACCTAAAGGAAGTATTTTGTTTTCTTCTAGAGCCCCTATTGGTTATATTGCAATTGCAGCAAATGAGTTATGTACAAATCAAGGGTTTAAGAGCATCATACCAGATAACAATCTCGTAAACAATCTCTTTTTGTATTATTTACTAAAATACAACAAAGAGGAGATAGAAAGTTTAGGAAGTGGTACAACTTTCAAAGAAGTTTCTGCTAAAGTGATGCAAAACTTTGATATAAAAATACCTTGTATTCAAACTCAAAAAAAAATTGCAGATATTCTTTCTTCTTTAGATGACAAAATCGAACTCAATCGACGGATAAATGATAATTTAAATTAAGATTAATTATGCAGTGGACAAGAGAATATATTGCAAAAGAACCAAGTCTTAGGACTTTTGAAACGCATATTTCAACAATAGAAAACAATGTTGAGATTAATCCTTCTTTGTGCGTTGAAGTAAGCAAAAGTCTGACTGAAGCACTTTGCAAAATAATTCTCACTAATCAAAATACAACGTACAAAGATGATATTTCATTTAATGGTTTAGTAAAACAGACCTTAGAACATCTTATAAAACAGACTGGAAAGGAAATAGTTGGTCTATCTGAACTATGCCGTAAAATTTCTGCTATCGCTCAATCGATTGCAGAGATACGAAATAATGCAGGATTTGCTTCACATGGTTTGGATGTTTTGCATCCTCAGATAGACAAATCACTATCCCTACTGATATACAAAACAACAGAGGTACTCTGTGGGTTCATTTTACATTTTTATTTCAGTTATGCCCACCACACTAACCAAAGATTAATTTATCAAGATTGTGAGTGCTTTAATGATTGGTTTGATGAAGAAAATCCATTAGAAGTAGGAGGCGTACACTTATCAGCATCAGAGGCTCTTTACAACTTAGATTATCAAGCTTATAAAGCTAACTATATAGATTATTTAGAATTTCTTTTAGAAATGAATGAACAATAAAAATAAAATACAATGCCCTTCACAGAAGATAATTACGAAAAAGCACTAATTTCCCTCTTTGAGGGAATGGGGTATCAATATCTGTACGGTCCAGATATTGAAAGAGATTACTATGTGCCTTATTATGAAGCACAATTAGAAGAAAGTCTGCAAACTATTAATCCAAAGAAGCCACATGCAGCCATTAACGAAGCGATTATCAAACTACGCAATATTGATATGGGTAGTTTGGCGCAGCGTAATGAAACTTTTACAGACTATTTGCAGCATGGCATAGAAGTTTCTTATTTCAATGGCAAGGAAATGCGCAATGAAATGGTTTATTTGATAGACTTTGAGCATACGGACAAAAATACTTTTCAAGTTATCAATCAATGGACATTCATTGAAAATGCAGAGAAACGTGCCGATATCATTGTATTTGTGAATGGTTTACCATTGGCGGTTGTAGAATTAAAATCACCTTCCCGTGAAGAGACGGACGCTTCAGAAGCATATCTTCAACTCCGCAATTATATGAAAGATATACCATCGTTGTTCTCTTTCAACATGTTCTGTGTAATGAGCGATATGGCTCTTTCCAAAGCTGGAACAATTACCAGCAAGGAAGATCGCTACATGGAATGGAAAACAAAAGATGGCAATTATGAAAGTACAGAATTTGTCGATTATGATACATTCTTTGAAGGAATATTTCAAAGGGAACGACTCTTAGACATAATCAAGAACTTTATCTGTTTTTCCAAAGAAGAAAAAGGGAGTGCCAAGATATTAGCAGGGTATCATCAGTATTTTGCAGTGAAGAAAGCCATCGAACGTACCAAACATGCTGCGGTAAGTAATGGTAAAATCGGTGTATTCTGGCATACGCAAGGCAGCGGAAAATCATTGTCAATGATTTTCTACGCTCACTTGCTTCAACAAGAGTTATCTCAGCCCACAATAGTTGTGATTACCGACCGAAACGATTTAGACGATCAACTTTATAACCAATTCTCTAAATGTAAGGAGTTCTTGCGCCAAACTCCAATACAAGCCAATAGTCGTGAGAATCTAAAAGAACTATTAAGTGGACGAGAGGCTAATGGCATTATCTTCACAACCATGCAGAAGTTTGAGGAGTCTGACGAACCTTTGTCAGAGCGAAGAAATATTATCGTGATGACTGATGAGGCACATAGAGGACAATATGGTTTTGAGGAAAAAGTCGACGCCACTACAGGTAAGGTCTCTATCGGCACGGCAAGAATCATTCACAATTCACTACCCAATGCTTCATATATTGGCTTTACTGGTACACCTATTTCTACCAAAGACCGAGATACCGTAGAGGTTTTTGGCGATTACATTGATATTTATGACATGACGCAGGCGGTTAATGACGGTGCTACTTGTCCTGTATATTATGAATCTAGAGTTATCAATCTAAATCTTGACGATGTAACCTTGCAAGCCCTTGATGACGAATATGAACTGTTGGCTGAAGAAGGTGCAACGACAGAACAGATAGAGAAAAGCAAGAAGGAGATGTCGCACTTGGAAGAGATACTCGGTGCACCAGCTACCATCGATTCTCTTTGCCAAGACATTCTCAAACACTATGAGGAAAACCGTCAATATGAATTGACAGGTAAGGCAATGATAGTGGCATATTCGCGTCCCATAGCGATGAGCATTTATCATCAACTGTTGGAACTTCGCCCAAAATGGACGGATAAAGTGAACGTTGTCATGACGGGCAGCAACCAAGACCCAGAAGAATGGCACGACATTATCGGAAACAAGCAGTATAAGAAAGAACTTGCCAAACGATTTAAGGATGACAACGATCCGATGAAGATTGCTATTGTGGTCGATATGTGGCTCACAGGCTTCGACGTTCCCTCATTGGCTACTATGTATGTTTACAAACCAATGAGCGGACATAACCTAATGCAAGCCATTGCACGAGTGAACCGTGTATTCAATGGCAAAGTGGGTGGATTGGTTGTTGACTATATCGGTATTGCCAAAGCTTTGAAAGAAGCCATGCGTGATTATACGGGACGCGACAGAAAGAACTTTGGAAACCCAGACATCAAAGGCATGGCATTTACAAAGTTTAAAGAGAAGTTAGAAGTGTGCCAAGACTTATTTCATGGTTATAATTATAGTAAGTTCCACACAGGGACAGATGCTGACCGTGCTAAATTGATCAAAGGTGGTGTAAACTTTATGTTGGCAACCGACAAACAAGAACAGTTACCGCTCTATATGAAAGAAGCTGCCTTGCTGCACAATTCCATCACTCTTTGCCGAAGCCTGTTGAATGAAGAGCAACGCTTCTTAGCTGCATTCTTTGAAACTGTGCGCACTTTGCTCTCCCGAATGACAGATAAAGGAAAAGTTTCGAAGAAAGAAATTAATGCTCGTATCAGTGAATTGCTGAAACAAAGTGTAAAAAGTGAAGGTGTAATCAATCTTTTCTCTGATGTTAAAGCCGAATTTTCCCTCTTTGATACAGCCTTCTTAGATGAAATTTCTAAGATGAAAGAAAAAAATATAGCTGTAGAACTGCTTAAAAAGTTATTAGCAGAGAAAGTGGCACTCTATCAAAAGACCAATATCGTGCAGTCAGAGAAATTCTCTGACCTGCTCAATCGTTCTTTATCCAACTATTTGAAAGGATTACTCACCAATGAAGAAGTTATCCAAGAACTTTTGCAGTTGGCAAAAGAGATTGCTTCGGCCGATTCAGCAGCTAATGAACTTGGACTCACTCCTGAAGAAAAGTCATTCTATGATGCCTTGATCAAACCGCAAGCAGTTCACGACTTCTATAGTAATGAAGAATTGGTAGCTATGACAAAAGAACTCACCGACTCTCTACGTAAGAACCGCACTATCGACTGGCAAAAGAAAGAGTCTGCCCGTGCAGGTATGCGCAGAATGATTAAGCACCTACTTAAGAAATATCATTACCCACCAGAGGAAGCTGCCAATGCACTGGAAACTGTCATCAAACAATGTGAGCAGTGGACGGATAATGAACAAGAGAATTATTCAACAAAATCAGCCAGGATATATGAAATCCACGAGGAAGACATACAAATGGTTGCAGAACCATAAAATATAAGATAATATGAATGCAGGAGCATTATTTTATAAGGCGGATCTACATATTCATTCTTATGGAGATGGAACAGGTTCTTTTGACGTAACGGATACGTCAAATACTCCACAGGCTATTGTCGAAATGGCAATAGCTAAAGGATTGAAAGTGATAAGTATAACTGACCATAATCAATTCTTAAATAGTCTTTATGCTGTTAACTATTCAAAGGATATGGATATACTGGTAATTCCTGGGATAGAGGTTAGTACCACTCAAGGCCACCTTTTGGTGTATTTTGAGAAAACTGATGAATTGCAGCAATTTTATGGCAAACTAACATTTAACGCAGATAAATCCATTTGTAATCAGGGGATAGCAGAGTGTTTAAATTTTGCAAAGCAATATGATGGAATTGGTATTCTTGCTCACATTACTCTTGATTCTGGTTTTGAAAAAACTATAAATCGATATGGTCCTCAGATGGATCAAATTTTTAAATGTAGTAATCTTCTTGGTTTAGAAATAACAGATAAAAAAGACACTAATTTATATACAGATGCTGATGATAAACTTGAACATAAGTCGTTATTAAACCTATGGCGTGCTACTATAGATAATCGAATGCATCGTGATTTCGCAAAGTTGATGTCTTCAGATTCTCATACTCTAGATAAACTAGGAAAAAATGCTGAAGGAGAAAATAGGCTCACTAGAATTAAAATGCCGACATTAACATTTCGTTCTTTTCGCCTTGCACTGCTAAGTAGTGAATCTAGAGTTAGATTGGAAGAATGTATACCAGAGCAACATCCCACCATTACGCACATAAAAATAGAAGGAGGCCTTTTAGATGGATTAGATATAGAGTTGAGTCCTAATTTAACCTGTATTATTGGTAGTAGAGGAACCGGAAAATCAACACTTCTTGAATCAATACGAGAGACTTCTGGCAATTCCTCAAATTCAAAACTTTGTGATTCTGAGGTTTGGGCACAGAGTATATTGCTTAGTTATTTTGATGAGGCAGGTCAAGCAATTTCTCTACGAAGAGAAAAAAATGCTTCTGTCGTTAATTGTACAGATCCCAATAATGGTGTTACTCTAATTCCTCTAGAAAGTTACGGACAAGGAGATACCGCCAGTACTTTACAGCATAGTGATGAAAACCCTAAAGTCATTATAGATTTCCTTGATTCTTTTTTAAACTTGGATTTATTGCATCAACAAGATAATGAGTACATTAATCTATTGAGATCCAACCAAAGTGAAATGAAGAAATTGCGTATAAACTTAGCTGCATTACCTGAAGCAAAAAAAGCTTTAACTAACGAACAAAATAAGTTAAAAGAATTAGAGAAGACCAAAGCAGCAGATATTGTAAAATTTCATAACGCTTTGATACAGGAAAGGGAATTTAGAAAAACTCTAATAGATCAATTAAATAAGCTTGTTAAAACATATAGAGAGATATTAGGGGATAATTCCTTGTTCAGAGATGTTGCAGCTATGGACGATGCTAAGGTCATTGTTGGAAAAGAGTATTTTAAAAGTGTGAAATCAATTGTAGATGATTTCAGTAAACTTGTTGCTCAAAAATCTAACGAACTAAATAGCGAACTAAAGAAAAAAATAGATGAATTAAAGGAGCAATTGAAATTGTGGGGGGCAAAGGAAGCTGAAATTCAGAGTAAAATTGATGCAAAAAAAATAGAACTAACGCATCAAGGTATTCCTTTTGATTTAGGTAAAATAAATCAAATATCTAAGGATATTCTTGACTATGATAAAAAGGTAAAACGGCTAATCGAAGATCAAAAGAAATTAGGTGAATTGCAGAAAGAACGACAAGGAATATTAGTAGAACGAGAAAATGTTAGGAAAGAAATAAACAGAACGCATCTTGCATTTGCACAAAAAATAAATAAAGATTTAAAGTCCTCTATTGATAATTTTTCTATTTCACTAAAGTACCAAGATTCGCGCTATTCTCCCGAATTTGAGAACGTCCTGAAATTAAAAATGGGGTGGCGTACCTCTCAGGTATCTAAAGCGAAAATTATATCATTAAATCTTTCAATAAATGATTTTATCCATGCCGTTAAAGTTCGTGATATGGAAATATTTCGAAAGATATTATATAATGGAGAAAGGGTGTTGCAAGACTCTGAAATCAAAAGTTTATTCTCTACTATTTTAGAAGATTATAATTATGAAGATTTAGAGTGTTTACCTTATGATGATCTTCCGCAAATAAGAGTAACAAGAATTATACAAAAAGATGGAGCGGATATACCGATAGTAAAGTCTATTTCTCAGCTTTCATTAGGCCAGCAGCAATCTGTATTGTTGGGAATTCTAATGTTATCAGATAGTAATAAGCCGTTATTAATAGATCAGCCTGAAGATAATCTTGATAGTGAATTTATATTCAAAACAATTGTATCAAACTTAAGGAAAATAAAAGAGCATCGGCAGGTTATCATAGTAACACATAACCCCAATATTGCAGTTCTTGGTGATGCAGAACTTATCATCCCTCTTAAAAGTACTAACATTCTTTCCATAGTAAATAATGCAGGATCCGTTGATGATGTAAATACTATAAGTCAATGTTGCCAAATATTAGAGGGAGGAGAATCTGCTTTTAAACAGAGGAAAAATGTTTATGGATTTTAAAATACATTTCATAGTATATGTTTTGATATGGTGATAACATCCAAGATGTTTTCTAATCAATACTACTCAAATTGAGGAAATATTTTTGTACCATGTGAATATAAATCACTGATAATCAGCGTAGGATATATTTGAGGAAGAAGTGAAGTAGAACAATTCTTCAACAGTAAGGAAGAACGTGCCTGCATTTTACAGCAAAATGCTTGTAGAGTCAGTAAACCATTATCCAGCGATGCACCTCAATCCTTCAATACCGGCAAATATCATCGCCGACTTTTCGCCGACCTAAATATCTACGACAAAGCGAAAGGGGTTGATGATCAACCCCTTTCTTTCTTTTCTGTCGGGATTACTGGACTCGAACCAGCGACCTCGCGCCCCCCAGACGTGTGCGCTACCAACTGCGCCAAATCCCGAACAATGCTTAAAAGCGAGTGCAAAGGTAGAGAATAAATGGGGAAAGACCAAACATTTCAATATATTTTTATCTGCTTTGATTAAAAAATCATGTAACGAGACTTGCTCGTAACAATGAAAAGAAGCAGACTTATTGAAGAATTGAGCTGCAAACATCCCACAAGCCTATAGTCGAGACGTACGAGTCAGCTCTCATCGTCGGAACATCTAACTTTAAAACATCCTACCAACCGATCTTCCTGAAAAGAGACAAGATGGAAGACAACGTGGTGCATCAAGAGCATTTTGACGTAAAGAAAAAGGCGACCCATGCGGATCGCCTTTTTCTCTACGTTGTGACAAAGCCTTTTAGGGAAGGCTGATAGCCTCACTGGGACAAACACTTGCGCACGTGCCGCACTCGGTGCAGGCATCTGCGTCGATTTGATAGATGTCGCCTTCAGAGATTGCCTCTACAGGACACTCGGGCAAGCAGGTGCCGCAAGCGATACAGTCGTTTCCAATTACGTAAGCCATAATGATGTCTATTTAATGTTTTTGTATAATAGGTGAATACTCACTTTTGATGATGCAAAGATACAAATTTAAACGATACGTACCTAAAAACAATGATTATTTTTTGAGCTTTTCCCTCTTTTTCCTGATCAATCAAGCCTACAGGCACGGTCAAGAGTGCTCTATCGTTTGATTCAACCTCTTGCTTGATCATGGAGAAAGCGCGGATTTCTCTCAGTTGTTGCATTCATCAACTTCCAGATCTTCATCCAGATAGATGTCTTCAGAGGTGGAGGAGAACTCCAGGAGCACAGTCTCTTTATCATCGATGTGCATCAAGACATGTGCGAATGCTTAGCTTTCACACGCCATTTTCTTAGCTTTCGCATGGCGTTTTCTTAGCTTTTGCACCTCGTTTTCTTAGCTTTTGCAAGCGGATGGGTAACGTCTTGATTTCTTGTTAGATACAGAGTCGGACCCGGATGGAACAGTCGAAGAGAGAAAAGACACCTTTCGAGAGACAAAGAACGTTTTTGTTCAACCCAACAAACAACATATGAACTTGCTTTGCACTTTGTCGTGGTGAGAAAAGAGCACAAAAGGCAGGGGTATTGAGCCAAAAAGAGAAAAACAAAGGCCTATCTGTTTGATGATGTCAGGTCAATATCCTATCTTTGTACCGACGCCGACGAGTGGCTGATCAGTCTCCCTCATCGCTAACTTTACATTCTATGAAACAAGATTTTTCTCTTTCGCGCACCGTTTTTCCGGTGGGCAAGGCCCTTAAAGGAGGGCGATTCTTCTCTCGTTCTATCCGCTTTGCGGGCAGATGGCGAGTTGTTCAGCTCGGTGTTATTCTACTTTGGACATCTGTTCTGCCTATTTCGGCGGTGC from Prevotella sp. oral taxon 475 encodes:
- the fic gene encoding protein adenylyltransferase Fic translates to MEEKKEQHKKSIRFFNDREVRAVWDEENNCWWFSATDIVRAINDEPDYTKAGNYWRWLKRKLKQEGIEPVSTTHSFKFEAPDGKMRIADVLDSEGVTLLAKHYPNNRANEFLDWFTYSDNTLDGQSRKKAYQLYESGLLKSLEPGSIQCLQQIHAYLFGGLYDFAGQIRTKNISKGGFTFANCMHFPATLQTIERMPENTFDEIMDKYVEMNVAHPFMEGNGRSTRIWLDLMLRRSLKRCVDWSQIDKNEYLSAMRESVSDNMHIKTLVESALTTKIDDREMFIKGIDYSYYYEQND
- a CDS encoding restriction endonuclease subunit S, translated to MEEWKEYKLYEIGRIVGGATPPTKDSANYDGEISWITPKDLSNFTGRYIQKGERSITQKGFESSSCQILPKGSILFSSRAPIGYIAIAANELCTNQGFKSIIPDNNLVNNLFLYYLLKYNKEEIESLGSGTTFKEVSAKVMQNFDIKIPCIQTQKKIADILSSLDDKIELNRRINDNLN
- a CDS encoding abortive infection family protein, whose amino-acid sequence is MQWTREYIAKEPSLRTFETHISTIENNVEINPSLCVEVSKSLTEALCKIILTNQNTTYKDDISFNGLVKQTLEHLIKQTGKEIVGLSELCRKISAIAQSIAEIRNNAGFASHGLDVLHPQIDKSLSLLIYKTTEVLCGFILHFYFSYAHHTNQRLIYQDCECFNDWFDEENPLEVGGVHLSASEALYNLDYQAYKANYIDYLEFLLEMNEQ
- a CDS encoding type I restriction endonuclease subunit R, with the translated sequence MPFTEDNYEKALISLFEGMGYQYLYGPDIERDYYVPYYEAQLEESLQTINPKKPHAAINEAIIKLRNIDMGSLAQRNETFTDYLQHGIEVSYFNGKEMRNEMVYLIDFEHTDKNTFQVINQWTFIENAEKRADIIVFVNGLPLAVVELKSPSREETDASEAYLQLRNYMKDIPSLFSFNMFCVMSDMALSKAGTITSKEDRYMEWKTKDGNYESTEFVDYDTFFEGIFQRERLLDIIKNFICFSKEEKGSAKILAGYHQYFAVKKAIERTKHAAVSNGKIGVFWHTQGSGKSLSMIFYAHLLQQELSQPTIVVITDRNDLDDQLYNQFSKCKEFLRQTPIQANSRENLKELLSGREANGIIFTTMQKFEESDEPLSERRNIIVMTDEAHRGQYGFEEKVDATTGKVSIGTARIIHNSLPNASYIGFTGTPISTKDRDTVEVFGDYIDIYDMTQAVNDGATCPVYYESRVINLNLDDVTLQALDDEYELLAEEGATTEQIEKSKKEMSHLEEILGAPATIDSLCQDILKHYEENRQYELTGKAMIVAYSRPIAMSIYHQLLELRPKWTDKVNVVMTGSNQDPEEWHDIIGNKQYKKELAKRFKDDNDPMKIAIVVDMWLTGFDVPSLATMYVYKPMSGHNLMQAIARVNRVFNGKVGGLVVDYIGIAKALKEAMRDYTGRDRKNFGNPDIKGMAFTKFKEKLEVCQDLFHGYNYSKFHTGTDADRAKLIKGGVNFMLATDKQEQLPLYMKEAALLHNSITLCRSLLNEEQRFLAAFFETVRTLLSRMTDKGKVSKKEINARISELLKQSVKSEGVINLFSDVKAEFSLFDTAFLDEISKMKEKNIAVELLKKLLAEKVALYQKTNIVQSEKFSDLLNRSLSNYLKGLLTNEEVIQELLQLAKEIASADSAANELGLTPEEKSFYDALIKPQAVHDFYSNEELVAMTKELTDSLRKNRTIDWQKKESARAGMRRMIKHLLKKYHYPPEEAANALETVIKQCEQWTDNEQENYSTKSARIYEIHEEDIQMVAEP
- a CDS encoding TrlF family AAA-like ATPase, whose protein sequence is MNAGALFYKADLHIHSYGDGTGSFDVTDTSNTPQAIVEMAIAKGLKVISITDHNQFLNSLYAVNYSKDMDILVIPGIEVSTTQGHLLVYFEKTDELQQFYGKLTFNADKSICNQGIAECLNFAKQYDGIGILAHITLDSGFEKTINRYGPQMDQIFKCSNLLGLEITDKKDTNLYTDADDKLEHKSLLNLWRATIDNRMHRDFAKLMSSDSHTLDKLGKNAEGENRLTRIKMPTLTFRSFRLALLSSESRVRLEECIPEQHPTITHIKIEGGLLDGLDIELSPNLTCIIGSRGTGKSTLLESIRETSGNSSNSKLCDSEVWAQSILLSYFDEAGQAISLRREKNASVVNCTDPNNGVTLIPLESYGQGDTASTLQHSDENPKVIIDFLDSFLNLDLLHQQDNEYINLLRSNQSEMKKLRINLAALPEAKKALTNEQNKLKELEKTKAADIVKFHNALIQEREFRKTLIDQLNKLVKTYREILGDNSLFRDVAAMDDAKVIVGKEYFKSVKSIVDDFSKLVAQKSNELNSELKKKIDELKEQLKLWGAKEAEIQSKIDAKKIELTHQGIPFDLGKINQISKDILDYDKKVKRLIEDQKKLGELQKERQGILVERENVRKEINRTHLAFAQKINKDLKSSIDNFSISLKYQDSRYSPEFENVLKLKMGWRTSQVSKAKIISLNLSINDFIHAVKVRDMEIFRKILYNGERVLQDSEIKSLFSTILEDYNYEDLECLPYDDLPQIRVTRIIQKDGADIPIVKSISQLSLGQQQSVLLGILMLSDSNKPLLIDQPEDNLDSEFIFKTIVSNLRKIKEHRQVIIVTHNPNIAVLGDAELIIPLKSTNILSIVNNAGSVDDVNTISQCCQILEGGESAFKQRKNVYGF
- a CDS encoding DUF362 domain-containing protein → MAYVIGNDCIACGTCLPECPVEAISEGDIYQIDADACTECGTCASVCPSEAISLP